Part of the bacterium genome is shown below.
GACACCGTCGAGATCACGAGTGCGCAGGCGGATGTTCGCTCGCCCTTCGCCGGCGGCTCGACGCGCTACCCGACCCTCGACGGCGCGACGACCCGCGCCACGCCGGTCCGGACGGCGAGTCTCGATCTCGCGGCGGTGCCCGAGTTCGCGGGGGACTCGCCGGACCAGGTCTACACGCTCACCATCCGCCTGACGAACGACCTGAACGACTTCCGCAGCCCGCGGGCCTACGTCGACGACATCCGGTTCACGGATCCGGCGACGCCTTTCACGGCCTCGTTCTCGGCCCCGGCGACGATCGTGGCCGGGCAGGCCGTGGACTTCCTGGACGAGACCTGCCTGGGCGTCGGTGGCTGCGTCGATCCGACGAGCTTCCGCTGGGACTTCGGAACCCACCTCTCCCCGGCGATGCTCACGTCGAGCGGGTCGGCGGAACAGAACCCGTCCTACACCTTCGTCGAGGCGGGCGACTACGACGTGCGCCTGCTCGCCCGGAACGCCGATCAGGAGTCGCTCGCGACGATGAGTGTCACCGTCCTCGAGGCCGCAGTCGCGATCCCGGTGGTCGATTCGATCGGCTACACGGGCGCGGGCGGCGTGACGGCGCCGGCGATGGTCACCTTCGAGGACCAGTCGACCGCCGATCCGTCGGACACGATCATCGCCTGGAGCTGGGACTTCGCGGGCTGGGGCACGTCGACGCTCCAGAACCCGGCCCCGGTCGCGATCAACCAGGCGGGCATCTGGACCATCCGCCTCACGATCACGACGGCCTCGGGCCAGGTGGACACCACGAGCCTCGACGTCGTGATCGACTGACCCGGCCGCGGAGCATCCGATCGATTGCGGGGGGTCCGCCCTTTACTCCGCGCCTCGATCGGTCGATGTTTGGGACATGGACCGCCGTCCCGACCGCAGCTCCGCCCGAATCGAGGCTATATCCACCCGTCCTGGCGCGGGCTGGATCCTTTCGGCCGGATCGGCCTGTCTGCTCGTGCTCAGCCTCGTCCTCCCTGCGACTTCTTCGCTCGCGGGCAGCCACGATGACCGCGCCGATGGGCACGGGCACGGCCATCGGACCCATTCTCCGCGCAGCGGCCCCGCGCGGGGCGTGTCGGCGCCGAACGTGCGCTTCGAGATCTTCTACGACTACCTCGAGCAGGACTCGACGGACACGTACAACGGCGCCGGGCCGAGCACGCTCTCGATCGACGAGCACGACGGGCACGGCTCCCGTTCGGCGCTCACCGGCATCTTTCCGATCTGGGGACCGATCGGCGCGCGCGCCCAGCTGCGTGGCGCCTACGGTCACCGCCAGCGGAGCCTCGATGGCCTCGCTCGGGGCAACAACGAGATCTCCGCGAGCGGCGCCGGGCTCGAGCTCTTCGTCCGGGACCCGGAACGCGGCGCCCTATCCGCGGGCGGCGGCTGGGACAGGCTGGCGCGGGACGGACCGATCGACGCCGAGGAATACCGCGGTCACGTGACCGCGCAGGTCTTCTTCCCGGATCTCGGGACCGGACCGGTCGACTGGAATCTCCACTTCGGCTTCACCCATCGCGAGGTCGACGACGTGCCCGGGACCGCCGACGTCGACGCCGACCGCTATCTCGTTCGCGCGCAGAGCGGCTGGTACGCGAGCGAGAACGTCCAGATCCTCCTGGGCGTCCAGTGGGATCGCGCCGAGGAGGAGTTCTCGAGCGAAGAGGACACCGAGGCGATCTTCGAGGCGCGCTGGTTCGTGCCCGTGCCGGTGATCCCGGTCGAGCTCCGGGTCGGCGGTTCCGCCGGCGTCTCCGAGTACAAGCGCCCGCCCTTCCGCGCGGACCGGCGCCCGATCTACGGCGCGAGCGTCGGCCTCGTCTTCCGCTTCGGCGCGGGCGAGACCCTGATCGACACCCAGCGCCGCTACGACTGATCGGGTCTCCGACGTCTCGCGTCCTTCTCGCGAGTGCGGCGCCTTCGACGACTCGCGCGCCTTGACCGCCACGCGGGACTCGTCCACGCTTCGCGACGGTCGGACGCGCCCGGCCTTTCCGTCCGATGCCGGGGAACGCCTTGCTGCTCGAGCGCCGCTACCTGCCTCTCTTCCTCGTGACGTTCACGCTCGCCGTCGGCTATGCGTTCATCTATTCGCTGACCGCCGTGATCCGAAGCCGCTTCGGGATCAGCGAGACGGGGATCGGTTGGATCGGCGGGATCGGCTTCGCGGCAGGCTTCCTCTCGATGGTGAGCCTCTCGCGCTACGCCGACCGCGGGCACACCCGGGCCATGTTGCGCGCGGGCGTCGGCCTCGTCCTGCTCGGGAACGTGGGGATGATCTTCGCGTCGGACCTGGCGGGCTTCCTCGCTTCGCGGACGCTCCTCGGACTCGGGGGCGGGCTCTTCACACCGGCCGTCCGGCGGCTGGTGGTTCTCTCCGACCCGGAGCGCGCGGGCGAACGTCTCGGCGCCATGGCGGCCTTCGACATGGCGGGCTTTCTCGCCGGTCCGGTCCTCGCGACCTTCTTCTACGAGCTCGGGGGCCTGCGCGCGGCGTTCGCGTCGCTGGCCGGTCTCGCCTTCCTCGTCTCGATTCCGGTCCTGCGCTTCCGCTTCGAGGAGGCGCCGCAGGTGCTCGGAGACGCGTCCCGCGAGCGACCGATTCGTGACCTTCTCGCACTCGGGCCCGTGCGGGGCGTGGTGCTCTGCACGATCGCCTTCTACACCACCGTCGGTGTCTTCGAGGCGATCTGGTCGATCTTCCTCGACGATCTGGGCGCGAGCCAGCGATACATCGCGCTGACGCTCACGCTCTTCGCGATCCCGATGCTCTTCGTGCCGATCTACGGCGGGCGCCTCGCGCAGCGGCAGGGGCCCCTCCGCGTCGCCGCCTGGAGCGTCGGCGCGGCGATCCCGTTCATGGCCCTCTACGGCGGGCTCACGGATCTGGCGGCGCTCGGCGTGCTCTGCGTCGTCCACGCGATCGCGGACTCGTTCACGATGCCGAGCCTCCAGCTCGGGATCGCGCAGGCCGCACCGCGTCGCCACCTCGCGTCCGGGCAGGGGCTCGTCGGCGCGACCGGGCAGGCGGTCGCGGCGGTCACCGCGATCGGGTCCGGGACCGTCTACCAGTTCCAGGGTGCGACCGCGCTCTTCACCGGGAGCGCCGCGATCATGCTCGTGCTGCTCGTCGCCGGGCTCTGGCAGGGACGGACGTTGATGGCGCCGTCCTCGGCAGAGCCCGCGTGAATCCGGTCTAGCCCTCGAACTGGATCGCGCCGTCCTCGAGCGGGGCGTTCCGGATCATCTTCTTGTCGAGGGTGTAGTTCTGGGTGTTCCGCCAGGGACCGCGATCACTCTGCTTCGGGAACAGGTGCATCATGCGCTTCATGTAGCCCGGGTTGAAGTCGTCGATCCAGTCGAGAGCGGGCATGCCCTCGTCTTCGGGGCGGAGCCGCGGGACGGCGATGGACTTGCCGGTCGCGGCCATGTGGTTGAGCACGCGGCAGGCGTACTCGCTCGTGATGTCCGCGCGAAGCGTCCAGGAGGCGTTGATGTAGCCGAAGGTCTGGATCAGGTTCGGCACGTCGGAGTACATCATGCCCTTGTAGCTGAACGTGTCCGGGAACGAGATCGGCGCGCCGTCCTTCGAGAACTCGACGCCGCCGAGGACCTTGAGCTCGAGACCGGTCGCGGTGACGATGATGTCGGCCTCGACCTTCTCGCCGGATTCCATCTCGATCCCGTTCTCGGTGAAGCGACTGATGTGGTCGGTCACGACCGAGACCCGACCCTCGCGGATGCCTTCGTAGAGGTCTCCGTTCGGGATCAGGCAGAGGCGCTGGTCCCACGGGTTGTAGTCGGGGGTGAAGTGCTTCTCGACGTCGTAGTCCGGCCCGAGCTCTTCGCGGACCATGCCGAGGAGGCGCTCCTTGACCCTCTCGGGCTTCGTGCGCGTCCGGTTGTAGAGGAAGCGCTGGAGCTGGACGTTCTTGAAGCGGGTGATCGCGTAGGCCCACTTGTTCGGCAGGAACTTCCGGAGCCAGTTCGCGATCGCGTCGCGGTCCGGGCGGGACACGACGTAGGTCGGCGAACGCTGGACCATCGTCACATGGGCCGCGTCGTCCGCCATGTTCGGGACGATCGTCATGGCGGTTGCCCCGCTGCCGATCACGGCGACGCGCTTGTCCGTGTAGTCGAGATCCTCCGGCCAGAACTGCGGATCGACGATCTGGCCCGCGAACGTGTCCTGACCCTCGAAGTCGGGTCGGTAGCCGCGCTCGTAGTCGTAGTAGCCGGCGCACATGAAGAGGAAGTTGCAGGAGAGCTGGACCGTCTCGTCGCCGCCCACCAGGACGTCGAGGGTCCACTTCTTCTCCGCGGTCGACCACGCGGCGGCCTGCAGGCTGTGGCGGAAGCGGATGTGCTGGCGGACGTCGAACTCGTCGGCGGCCTCGTTCACGTACTCGCGAATCGCGGGGCCGTCGGCGATCGACTTCTCGGCGACCCAGGGCTTGAAGCTGAAGCCGAGGGTGTGCATGTCGCTGTCCGAGCGGATGCCGGGGTAGCGGAACAGGTCCCAGGTACCGCCGATGGCGTCGCGGCCTTCGAGGAGGGTGAACGTGCGCTCGGGGCACTTCTCCTGGAGGTGGCAGGCGGCGTCGATACCGGACAGGCCGGCGCCGACGATGACGACGTCGAAATGATCCATGGGGTGGGGTCTCCGGCGCGGGCCGCGGGCGGGGCCTCGACGCGGGCGAGAGGGTACCGAAAGGCCAGGCCTACGGTCGGACGCCGGGTTCCGTTCGCCGGGGGCATCGCTGCGCTGTAAGCTCGCGCCGCGCTCGTCCTTCCGACGCGCGGGAACGAGCCGGAAAGGCCCGCATGTCCTCGCCCCTCGACAAGTTTCGCCTCGACGGAAAGACGATCGCCGTGACCGGCGCCTCGTCCGGCTTCGGCTCCCACTTCGCCGGCGTGCTCGCGGAGGCGGGTGCCCGGGTCGTGCTGGGCGCCCGGCGCCTCGAGAAGATCGAGGCCCGCGTGGAGGAGATCCGCGAGGGCGGCGGGGAGGCCCACGGTCTGACGCTCGACGTGAACGACCGCGCGAGTCTCGAAGGCTTCCTCGACGCGGCCTGGGACCTGGGCGGCCGCCTCGACGTGCTGATCCAGAACGCCGGCGTCGAGGCCGGGGCGAAGACCTTCGAGACGATCGACGACGACGACTGGGATCGCGTCCTCGACACGAACCTGAAGAGCGCCTGGCGCGGGGCGCAGCGCTACGTCGAGCGCGTCCGGACCCGCGAGCAGGGGGGAGGCAACATCGTCAACGTCGGCTCGATCACCGCCTTCCGCACGATCAAGGGACAGTTTCCGTATGCCGTCTCGAAGGCGGGTCTCCACAAGGCGACCGAGGTGCTCGCCCTCGAAGCCGCGCGCTACGGCGTACGCGTGAACACGCTCGCGCCAGGCTACGTCCTGACCGACGTGAGTCGGCTCCTCCTCGAGGGGCCGACGGCCGACGACTTCGTCAAGGGGATCCCGCAGCGTCGCTACGGCGAGTTCGAGGACCTCGACGGGCCGCTGCTGCTGCTCGCGTCCGACGCGTCCGCCTACATGACGGGGTCGACCGTCGTCGTCGACGGCGGGCACGTCGTGTCTTCGCTCTAGGCGGAGCCCCGTCTAGCGATTCACTTCGACGATCGCCTTCATCATGTCGGCGAGGTCGTTCGCGACCGAGGGCTTGGCGTCCATCCGCGCGATCCACTCGCCGAGGTTCGTGAGGTCGGGCGAGGGCGCCGCGCCGAGGGTCGAAGCGAAGAGCGTCGCCAGCCGATAGGTCACGTCCGCCGGATTGAATCGGTCCGCCGCGATCCACTCGCGTCCCTTCAGCTGCGCGTCGAGCGCGGTGTACTGCTCGGCGAGCGCGCGCTTCGCTTCCTCGATCTCGTCGGCCTCCCCTGCGCCATAGAAGACGTTCGCGATCAGCGTCCATACGTGCGGAAAGAACACCTCGTCCGCATGCAGCTCCGCCATCCGCACTAGAGCCCGCTCTCCGGGATCCTCCGGAAAGAGCCGCGGCTCGGGCCACTTCTCGTCCAGGTACTCGACGATCACCGTCGAGTCCCAGAGCGCGACGTCGCCGTCGACGAAGACGGGGACCTGCGCCTTCGGGTTCAGCTCGAGCACCCTCGGATGCTTCGGCTCGTAGCCCTGCTTTCCGAACGGGACTTCGACGCGTTCGTAGTCGATGGCCTTCTCTGCGAGGGCGATGCGGACCTTGGCCGTGAAGAGCGAGAGGGGACCGGAATAGAGGGTGGGCATGGCGACCTCCGGGGTTTGGGCGCAATCGGGAGCATCGAGCAGGCGTCGGGCGCCCGGAAGGGCCAATTGCCGGACGATGTCGGGCACCAATCTCGTGGAAGGCGGGAGGACGGGCGCGCGATGCCGGCGCGATGCCGATCCGTGTTCGTATCACGGTCGAACTAACAGACTTTATCGGGGAGAGCGTCGATTTTTCGTTGACAGGATCGGGATCGACGATAAATTGCGCCGCCACTCCAGACGAGGTACGAGCCATGTTGGTCTCGCGAACAGGATGGAATCAGATGCGACGGCAGATGCAGACGGTGTGTCGAGCGGCGTTGGCTTCGAACGGCGGCGAATTCGCCGGGTTCGAGAGCCATATCGGCTCACTCCGCTTCGGCCTGGCTGATTCGGAATCCGACCTCGTCTCGCTCGCGCCCTAGCAAGAGCGCTTCGAGCGAGATCGGCTAGGACGGACTTCGTCTGACGAGGTTCGCCGCGGGGATTCCCTTCCTCGCCCGAGCGCCTGGCTCTGAGGCGTCGCGACGTCGCGTCGCGCCCATGGACGACCGCGTCAGCGAATCGACCCGCGGACGCCGTGCGGGATCGTTGCGCCCGGGAAGGGATTCCTGCGCGCACGGACCGCGAACGACGATGGCGGATCTGGTTCAACGGGAGAACGCCGGAATGTGACTCCGGAGATGTCGGGTTCGATTCCCACGGTTCGCACCACTTTCACGGATGAACTCGCAGATAGAGGAGAGATCCGAAAACGAGCATCGCGAATGCGATCGGTCACCAGCGGAGTCGGTTCTGTATGCCGACCCGGGGCGAGGGAGTTCGTTCTCCCCGCGTCTACCGGGGCCCCTCGCGCGCGACGCACCAGCGTGGATAGCTCAGCAGGTGAGAGCAACGGACGCAGAATCCGTAGGCCGCAGGTTCGATTCCTGCTCCATTCGCTTCTTTACCCGAAGCACCCCTGGTTGGTCCGAGAGGATCGGGGTTCGACTCCCCACAGCCGGCCGGGCATCCGGCCCCAACAGAAGCGCGAGGCCCTCTCGCCCTTCGAGACGTCGACGACGCGCCCCGGCACGTCCGAGACGAATCGATCGGCAGCGCGGAGGACGCCCTGAGCGCTGGCCCCTGTGGCGCGCCCGGAGTGTGGACGAAGGGCCGCCGCGATCGACTTCGCCCTTGCGGCGACGTGTCTCCCGACCCGTCGCCGCGAGAACGCGCGGGTCGACTCGCCGCGACTGCGGGAGAGATGTTCCCGGTGCGCGCAAGCCAGCGACCGCCCCTCCACGTGGAGGGCCTCGCCGAGGGTTCCCGGGACGCGAACTTCGCGCCCGGAACGAACGAGAGAGAAGGAACGGAGGTAGACGACATGTGGATGATCAAGACCGTCGCCGTCGCCGAGCACGAGCGAGCGCTCCTGTTCCGCGATGGTCGCTTCGAACGGGTCCTGGGCCCGGGCCGACACCGCGTCGTGTCGATCCGCCCGAGCGCGCGGATTCGCGTCGACGAGTTCGACCTGACCGATCTGGTCTTCGTGCACCCGCTCGCGGACTTCCTCGTGAACACGTACCCGAAGCTTCGGGAGGACGTGTTCGAGGTCGTCGAGACCGGGGACGCCGAAGTCGCGGTCGTGCGAGCCGATGGCCAGGTCCACGAAGTCGTGGCGCCGGCCTCTCGCCGGATCTTCTGGCGCGGTGCGTACCGGGTCGACGTCGAGCGCTTCGACATCGCCGAGACCTTCGAGGTCGTGGGCGACGTGGCGAGCCTGATCCGTCAGCTCGCGCTCGTCGACCGTACGGCCCTCGCCGCAGCGATCAGCTTCGACGAGGTCCCGGAAGGCGAGGTCGGCCTGCTCTTCGTCGACGGTCAGCTCGACCGGGTCCTGGATCCGGGTCCGCACGCGTTCTGGAAGTTCAACCGGACGCTGCGGGTCTTCCGGGTTCCGACGCGGCTCCAGACCGTCGAGGTCACTGGTCAGGAGATCCTGTCGAAGGACAAGGTCTCCCTGCGGCTGAACCTGACCGCGAGCTACCGGGTTCGCGATCCGGTCGAGGCCTACCGGGCGACCACGAACTACGGCGACTTTCTCTACAAGGAGCTGCAGTTCGGTCTGCGCGAGGTGGTCGGAGGGCGAACGCTCGACGAGATCCTCGCCGAAAAGGAAGTGCTCAACGAGGCCATCGAGGCGCGCGTCCGCGACCGCGTCGTGGACTACGGACTCGATCTCGTGAGCATCGGTGTGAAGGACATCGTCCTCCCCGGTGAGATGAAGGCCATCCTGAATCAGGTGGTCGAAGCGGAGAAGGTCGCCCAGGCGAACCTGATCCGACGCCGGGAGGAGACCGCGGCGACGCGGTCGCTCCACAACACCGCCCGGATGCTGGAACAGAGCCCGCTCCTGGTTCGGCTCAAGGAGCTCGAGGCGCTCGAGAAGGTCACCGAGCGGGTGGGTTCGCTCACCGTTCTGGGTGGTCTCGAGGGCGTGCTCGACGGACTCGTGAAGATCCGGAAGGACGAGTGACGCAGGTCGTTCTCCTTCCTCGGAATCGGGATCGATCGCGGGTCCACCGGACGGCCCGGTCCTGCTTCGTGCAGGGCCGGGCCCATTCGGGGCGCAGTCCACGCGCCCCGGAACGAACGATCGATTCGCGCGGAACGTGATCCCGCGCTGGAACGGATGAACACGTGGCCACTCGAGCCCGGGTCGCGGCGCCGCGACCTCCGCAGGAGGTCCCGCTCCGCGTACAGAAGCATTTGCGTCGTCTCGGCCTGTACACCGGTGAGGACTACCTCCGCTGGTGCATGCGCCGGGGGTTCGCGGCGTCCTATCGAAAGACCTGGGATGCGCTCGAAGAGGAGTGGTCCGCGCACGGTCGCGAGATCGCGCAGGCACAGTCTCGTCTCAAGGTCGATCGGGATCCGGCGAAGCTGATCGCACGTGTGTGCGAAGGAAAGCTCCGGCCGCGGGACATCGCGCGGCCCCGCTGGCGCGCGCTCGCGGAGCGGATCGATGCCCAGCCGATGACCGCGCGGCAGACCCGCGCCCTCCGTCGGCTCGTGGAAGTCGTTCTGAAGCGCGGTCGACTCCTCCTCGCGGAGGGGGAGGTCGGTGGCGATCGACTTCCGTATCTCGACGCGCTGATCGTGCTGGCGCAGAACCACCGGCACTGGGTTCGGAAGCCCGTCGACTGGCACCCGCGCACGCACAACGCCGAACGTCAGCTCGCTTCGCTGATCCGCCATCTGATTGCGAGGTATCCGGTGCCCGCGTTCATGGACGCCGCCTGGCTTCGGTCCGGCGAAACGGCGCTTGCGTATCGACGGTGGTACCGCGCGATCGGTCGCGGAGAGAATCTGCGTCACCAGGAAGGGCCGATCCCCTGGACGAACCGGATCGTGCACTGGTTCCTGAAGGCGCCGGCGCATCTCTCCATCGAGGCGGCCATTCGCTGGGGACAGGTCCGCGCCGAAGGCGGGAACGAAGCGCTGGCCCGCGCGATCGTCGCGTCCAGGATCGGCCGGAACTTCGAACACGACGCCTTCTGGGTCACGGTGATCCGATTCCTCGTCCTTCACGACTGGATCCTCCCTCGCGCCGTCGGTCCCATCATCGACTATCTGCACCACCAGAGGTTCGTCGTCGTCGAGGCCTTCGAGGCGCCCGGCGTGCGAGCCCCCGCGCGCCCCGCGCAGCCCAACCTGACGATGCGAGGCCGGTCTCCCTTCGCACTCCTGCGGGAGGTCGAGCGGTGGCACCGCGACCTGGCCAGGACGCCGACGCGTGGACCGATCTCCTGGCCCGGTTCGGGCATCCGCGAGTTCTCCCAGGAAACGGGCATCAAGGGACGCACGCTCCAGGTCTGGCTCATCCGCGAGCTCCGCTCCGCCGCGGCGCTCCACGCCGAGGGCGCACGCATGCGCCACTGCGTCGCGACCTACGTTCCTGAGTGCCGCGACGGCGACTGCTCCATCTGGACGATGGAGCGCCACTCCTTCGAAGGCATCGACGCCCGGGTGACGATCGAAGTCAACCGTGAGGGCGAGATCGTCGAAGTGCGCGGCAAGGCGAACCGTGAGCCGTCCGAGCGGGAGCTCGAGGTGATCCGCTCGTGGGCCGCGCGCGAGCGGCTTCAGCTCGCGCCCATCATCGGCTGAGCCGCTTCGCCGATCGATCGCGACCCCAGGCGGTGAGCCCGGCTCCGCGTCGGAACCGGGAGGCAGAGCGTCGGGTACCGGACGACCACCCGAGTCGCCTGGTCGGGACTTCCGCAGCGAACCCAGCTCGGTCGCCATGCCGCAATAGAAGCCGCCTGGTCGCGACGTCTGCGACGAACCCAGCAGAATGCGGATATCGCAAAAATGGTCGGGGCGACTGGATTTGAACCAGCGACCTCTTCGTCCCGAACGAAGCGCGCTACCAAACTGCGCCACGCCCCGACCGAGCGCCGGAGTATACGGGCTCCGACGCGGCCCTCAAGCGCAAAAGAGCGGCTTTTCGGGCCTGAAACGGCGCTCAGGGGCGTTTCACCGGTGGGCCGCCGGGCCCGTCCGCGCGCCCGCTCGGACGCTACTGGACGGCGGCCTGGGCCTTCTTCCGGAGGTCGTCGATCGCCTTCTTGCGGTCGTCCTCGATGAAGACCGAGGTCCCGGCGACGAAGCTGTTGGCGCCGGCGGCGGCGGCGCTCGCGATGTTGCTGGCCTTCACGCCGCCGTCGACCTGGAGGTCGATCTCGAGCCCACGCGATTCGATCCAGCCGCGGATCTTCTCGATCTTTGGCAGCATCGCTTCGATGAACGACTGACCGCCGAAGCCCGGGTTCACGGTCATCACCAGGATCTGGTCCGCCTCGTCGAGGCAGTACTCGACGGCTTCGGCCGGGGTCGACGGGTTGAGCACGGCGCAGGATCGGACGGGCGAGGTCCGCTCGCCGTCCTTCATGCGCGCTTCGCCGATCCGGCGGATCTGGCCGAGGGTGCCGTGGAGGTGGGGGCAGGCTTCGGCGTGGACGCCCAGGATGTCGGCGCCTGCGTCGATGTAGTGCTCGAGATAGGTCTCGGGGGACTCGATCATCAGGTGGACGTCGAGGGGCGACTTCGCAGCGCCCTTGATCGCCTCGACGACCGGCGGGCCGATCGTCAGGTTCGGCACGAAGTGGCCGTCCATCACGTCGACGTGGACGAGCTCGGCGCTCTCGATCGTGGCGAGCTCCTTGGCCATGTTGACGAAGTCGGCGGCCAGGATGGACGGCGAGATCTTGATGTCTTTGCGGGTGCTCAAGGGCGTCTCCGTCAGTCTTCCTTGCGCGGGTTTCGGATCAGTCGGACGGCGAAGAAGCCGTCCATGTCCCGGGTTCCGTCGAGGTCGGGGCGATTCGGCATGTGGGGGAGGACGCGGAAGAAGCCGTCCTCGTCGATCAGCTCACGGAGGGCTTCGGGCGCCTCGTCGCGGCCCGCGATCCGCCAGTTCGCGCGGGTCGCCATGAAGCCCCGGATCACCGCCTCGTTCTCTTCCGGGGTGACCGTGCACGTAGAGTAGACGAGGCTCCCGCCCGGCCTCAATACGGCCGCCGCCGCTTCGAGGATCTCGCGCTGGACCCGGGCCAGGTCTTCGAGGTCCTCGGGGCGCAGACGCCAACGGGCGTCCGGGTTGCGGCGCATCGAGCCGAGCCCCGAGCAGGGCGCGTCGATCAGGATCTTGTCGAAGGGCCCACCCTCGGAAGCGAGCTCCTCCATCGGCTTCGTCGCGTCGCGCTCGAGGGTCGCCACGCCGCCCACGCCGAGCCGGCGGATCCCGCGACCGACCAGGCGCAGCCTGCGCGCGTGGCGATCGAGGGCGAGGACGTGGCCGTCGCCGTCCAGGCGCTCGGCGATCGCCGCGCTCTTGGTTCCGGGCGCCGCGCACGTGTCGAGGACGCGATCGCCGGGCTGCGGATCGAGCAGCTCGACGACGAGCTGGGAGGCCTCGTCCTGGGGGCTCACCCGCCCCGCGACGAAGGCGGGGTCCTGGCCGACGTCGCCGCGACGACCCAGGACGATCGCGTCCGGCGAGTATCGTCCTGGGCGCGCGTCGGGGTGGCGTTCGCGCAGGTCGGCGAGGGCTTCCGCGCGGGGGGTCTTCGTGCGGTTCACGCGAACCGTGACCGGCGCCGGCTCGTTCATCGCGACCGCGAGCTTCGCCGCGTCCTCCGCGCCGTATTGCTCGAGCCAACGTTCCGCGAGCCACTCGGGCAGGGAGCAGGCGTGGACGAGATGGCCCATCGGGTCGGCCTCGAGGTCCGGGAACGCGTAGCCCTCGCCCTCGCGCGCCAGGCGTCGTAGCACCGCGTTCACGAAGCCCGTCGCGCGCTCGAGGCCCATCGCGCGCACGCAGCGCACGGCTTCGTCGACGGCGGCGTTCGCCGGAATCCGATCCGAGAAGAAGAGTTGGTAGGCGCCGACGCGCAGCGCGCTGATCACGAGGGGCTCGAGCTTCGCGAGGTCCCGGTCGAGGGCCTGCTGGATCAGGTAGTCGAGACGCCCGCGCCAGCGGAGGGTGCCGTAGACGAGCTCGGTGGCGAGGCCGCGATCCGCCGCGGGCATGCGGCTCTGGACGAGGGCGTGATGGAGCGCGAGGTCCGCGTAGGCCCCTGCGCGCTGGACGCGTTCGACGACGCGGATCGCGATGAGTCGCGGCGCGGTCGGGCCCGCGGTCTTCTTCGGCGCGTCCTTCT
Proteins encoded:
- the rsmB gene encoding 16S rRNA (cytosine(967)-C(5))-methyltransferase RsmB, whose amino-acid sequence is MSDDRKKGGRGKRWPGRKKDAPKKTAGPTAPRLIAIRVVERVQRAGAYADLALHHALVQSRMPAADRGLATELVYGTLRWRGRLDYLIQQALDRDLAKLEPLVISALRVGAYQLFFSDRIPANAAVDEAVRCVRAMGLERATGFVNAVLRRLAREGEGYAFPDLEADPMGHLVHACSLPEWLAERWLEQYGAEDAAKLAVAMNEPAPVTVRVNRTKTPRAEALADLRERHPDARPGRYSPDAIVLGRRGDVGQDPAFVAGRVSPQDEASQLVVELLDPQPGDRVLDTCAAPGTKSAAIAERLDGDGHVLALDRHARRLRLVGRGIRRLGVGGVATLERDATKPMEELASEGGPFDKILIDAPCSGLGSMRRNPDARWRLRPEDLEDLARVQREILEAAAAVLRPGGSLVYSTCTVTPEENEAVIRGFMATRANWRIAGRDEAPEALRELIDEDGFFRVLPHMPNRPDLDGTRDMDGFFAVRLIRNPRKED